AGAACTCCGGCGCCCCCGGCCTGACGTACTTCGGCGCCTCCGGGGGGAGCAACATCTCCATCGGGCTGAGCAACGCCTTCATCCCGAAGACCTGATCCGCGGCCCGGTCGGCTCCCGGGGCCCACCGCCACCGCCCGGGGAAGGCCCGCCGTCGCCCAAGGAAGGCCCGCCGTTCACGCGGCGGGCCTGGGCCGAACGATGCGGTGGTGCGGACGACGGCCGCGATGGTGTGCACCATCGATGTGCACACGAAGAGGGGTGCCATGACCGTCGCGCCCGACGTCACGCTGGGGCACGAGGCGGTCGGTGTGGTGCACGCGCTGGGGGAGGCGGTCGACGGGCTGGACGTGGGGCAGCGGGTGGCGGTGAGCGGGGTGACGCCGTGCTTCGAGTGCGAGACATGCCAACGCGGCTTCACATCGCAGTGCGGCGGCGTGATCCTGGGTGCCGCCAGGTTCACCACCCGGGGAGACGGGAACATGGCGGAGTACTTCCTGGTCGGCCACGCCCGCGCCAACCTCGCGCCGAGGGAGGAGGGCCGGGGGCCGGGGTGCCGGAGTAGGAGTGCCGGGCCGGGGCTGCGGACGGTCGGGCTGCGATCGGCCGGCGAGTATGCGCGCCGAGTTGAGTAACGGCTCCCCTGGTCGGTGGCGAACCGGCCACGGAGACTGGCCGGGACCGGTGATCACCTTCCGCCGCCCGCACAGGAATCGATGGAACCCATGCCGCTCTCCCCGTTCCCGCCGGCGGCGGATCGTCAGCCGGTCCTCGCCACCGGCTCCCCCTTCGTCGGACGGGTCGGTGAACTGGAGCAGATCCGCCGGGTGTTGCTGTCCCGGCGGGGCCCGCGCGGCATTTTGGTCGCCGGGCCGTCCGGCATCGGCAAGACCCGCCTGCTGGACGAGGCCCCGGCTCTCGCCCCACGCCGACGCCTGATCAGCCTGCACCCGCCCGCCGAAGCCGCCGTCTCGGGGCCCGGTCCGGACCCGTACCGCTCCCCCGCCACGGCCGCGGCATCGGCCGAGCTCGCGCGTCTTGCGGAGCGCGACGCGGCCGACTCCTGGCTGCTGTGCGTCGACGACGCGCATCTGCTGGGGCCGGAGCTGTGGCCGCTGCTGCACGAGGCTGCCCGGCATCCGGCGGGGAAACTGTTGGTCTCGGTGACCACCGACGGACACGGGCTGCCGCCGGAACTTCTGGCGTTGTGGAGCGACCGGGCGCTGGTGCGCATGGACCTCCAGCCGCTGGACGCCACCGGCGTGAAGGAACTGACGGACTCGTTGCTCGAAGGGGGGCTCGGGCAGACCAGTGCGGCCCGGCTGGCCCAGTGGTGCGGCGGCAGCCCCCGTCTGCTGCGGGAGGTGGCCCGTGCGGCCGTCGAACAGGGTCTCCTGGTCCGGTCGGAGGACTGCTGGCACTTCGCCGGTGACCGGCTTCCGATGCCGCCCTCCGTGCTGGAGCTGGTCGATCCGCAGTTGCGGGACCTCGACGAGGCGAGCCGTGCGGTGCTGGAGCTGGTGGCGCTGGCCGGCAGTCCGCGTCTGGCATCCGTCGAGCAGTTCTGTGACACGGGACAACTGGAGGAGCTGGAGCGCAGGGACCTGTTGCGCGTCGTCGACGGCAGCTCCGACCCGTCCGGTGAACCACGGGTGCGCATCGCCCACCCGCTCGCGTCGTACGCGATGTCGTGCGGCCTGCCGCCGCTGCGCCGCCGTCGCCGGCTGCGGGACTGGGTCGCCGCCCATCAGGGGCTGACTCCGCTGATGGCCGACGACGACTGCCTGCGTCTGGCCGAGTGGCACCTGGATGCCCACGAGACGCCGCCGCGGGCCCTGCTGGACCGGGCGGTCGAGCAGAGCCTGCGCGACCTGGCGCTGCCGAGCGCGGTACGGCTGACCCGGGCGGCGTGGCGCCACTATCCCGGCACGGACACCGCCGAACTGCACGCACGGGCTCTCACGGCCAGTGCCGACTTCCCCCGGCTGGCGGCGTTCCTCACGACGGTGCGCGCCTGCGGCCCCGGGTATGCCCGTGCGCTGGAGCGGGCCGAGGCACACAGCATGCTGCTCCAGGCACGGTACGAGGAGCTGGACGGGTTACTGCCGCGGCTGCCGGCCGGCGAACAGGCCTACTTCCGGATGACCTCCCGGTATTTCCAGGGCCGCTTCAGCGACGCCTGCGCGCTGGCGGGGGCCCTGCGCCGGAACGGGCCGGCGGAACACGCGTGGGAGGCGGGCCTGATCATGATGGGCTCGCTGTGCCACATGGGCCGGCCCGAGCAGGCGCTGTCCCTGTACACCGCGCTCCGCGCCGAGTTGGACCGCGCACCGGGAGGGCCCACGAAGTTCCATGCCGACTCCCTGGAGGAACTGCACGCCTCCGCGCTCCACTACTGCGGCCGCTTCGACGAGGCGGAGCGGATCTACTGGCGGGAGTACGCCCAGGCCGTGCAGCGCCACCACGTCCGCATCGATGCGCAGCGTGGTCTGGCCCTGGGGCACCTGCTGCACGACCGGGGCACCATCGAGGCCGCACTGAAGTACTTCACGTTCACCTCCAGTTACCGCGTGGGGTGGCGGCAGTGGCAGGTCAAGGCCGGTATCCACGCGGCGCTTGCGGTGAGCTGCCTGCCGGCGGACCGGCGGCCGGACGACCCGCTGCCCGACGGGCTGACGGCAGGGGATGCCGGGCACTGCGCGATGTTCCTGGCGGTGGTGCAGGCCCGGCGCCACCACGAGAGCGGTGACACCGCCGCGGCCGGGCGGGTGTTGCACGACGCGGTCGCGGGG
This Streptomyces decoyicus DNA region includes the following protein-coding sequences:
- a CDS encoding helix-turn-helix transcriptional regulator → MEPMPLSPFPPAADRQPVLATGSPFVGRVGELEQIRRVLLSRRGPRGILVAGPSGIGKTRLLDEAPALAPRRRLISLHPPAEAAVSGPGPDPYRSPATAAASAELARLAERDAADSWLLCVDDAHLLGPELWPLLHEAARHPAGKLLVSVTTDGHGLPPELLALWSDRALVRMDLQPLDATGVKELTDSLLEGGLGQTSAARLAQWCGGSPRLLREVARAAVEQGLLVRSEDCWHFAGDRLPMPPSVLELVDPQLRDLDEASRAVLELVALAGSPRLASVEQFCDTGQLEELERRDLLRVVDGSSDPSGEPRVRIAHPLASYAMSCGLPPLRRRRRLRDWVAAHQGLTPLMADDDCLRLAEWHLDAHETPPRALLDRAVEQSLRDLALPSAVRLTRAAWRHYPGTDTAELHARALTASADFPRLAAFLTTVRACGPGYARALERAEAHSMLLQARYEELDGLLPRLPAGEQAYFRMTSRYFQGRFSDACALAGALRRNGPAEHAWEAGLIMMGSLCHMGRPEQALSLYTALRAELDRAPGGPTKFHADSLEELHASALHYCGRFDEAERIYWREYAQAVQRHHVRIDAQRGLALGHLLHDRGTIEAALKYFTFTSSYRVGWRQWQVKAGIHAALAVSCLPADRRPDDPLPDGLTAGDAGHCAMFLAVVQARRHHESGDTAAAGRVLHDAVAGALADGAHADAAIGLHECARLSLPAPERAPADLHLEGAFLRARWAYAEACRSGEPKLMGRVARAFADMGAGLFAAEAYAELARFHQRAGGAKAATAATARARELLRGCGPVDTPPLRFLGRSALLSDRERLIAGLAAGGLSDKEVAERLSLSVRTVNNHLYRVYRKVGAANRRDLRVLMTRRSAV